The following coding sequences lie in one Pontibacter sp. G13 genomic window:
- a CDS encoding MG2 domain-containing protein, translated as MANKKLLWYLGGALMGVVACLAIWSLSSPHPSPRLLAFNPAFKPFISAYTHGEIDRSASIKVRFASDVVDETWIGKWAENQWIDFDPQIKGNAKWSDARTLTIVPDDVLPSGQVYQASVNLDDLYTDISPDLGAFQFQFGTRLQAAEMEISSFKVREAMAPELEGVIRTVNYESAELIESEFSATASGRILEVVWNHDAANRVHTFKIPNLERADSEYEVELAWDGSKYDISGDLNRSVSVPAKHTFSHLHTYSYASPEQYMVVEFSAPIDPNQVLDGMVKLGNIPVKVSVSENQLRIFPQKALKKAVQLEVLPGIKSISGRTLEAPIKEQIAFSEVKPEVRLVGKGTIVPMGERLPLVFEAVGLKTVDVQIVKINENNIPQFLQVNRLEESRELRRVGELVLETKVDLNADPNMDLLMWNRHSLDLAPLMKLDPGAIYEVSLGYRRSYSFYECGAEEAEEDRNMLDLGPKWGQYKDPDTYSYWDGYYWGRYDERDDPCKQAYYNSERIVRRNLLASDLGLIAKRGDNGLFFAVTDIQTTEPMAGVQLEMYDFQHKLLAEVQTDSKGIAQLPPSELVPFLIVAKHQAQRGYLRLDDGSALSMSRFDTRGQSYQRGVKGFIYGERGVWRPGDEMYLTFVLEDKDRTLPEDHPVKFELKDSRGQVVHRTVSHRGTNGFYHFPVTTAADAPTGNYAASVQVGGSTFRKTLKVESIVPNRLKLELDYGVDQLSPLTANTQGELKARWLHGAIAKNLKADVKVSLTPIPTDFPRYNGYFFDDPVRKFQSEEVTLFEGRLDDQGVAQVPADIQVESEAPGKLRANFNAKVFEPGGAFSVDRFSVPYSPYNTYVGVKAPKGDAKRGMLLTDEDHQVKIVTVDPSGKPTSSSVEVTLYKVGWKWWWDQSSEHITMYNGRVNAQELDRQTVETVNGSGTFNLRVDYPDWGRYLIRAVDDQGHASGQFIYIDWPGWAGKSTDNDRGGATMLEFSADRETYSVGDAVKLSIPTGKQGRALVSIENGTKVLKSYWVDASDGMTEFSFPTTAEMAPNIYVNVTYLQPHAQTSNGLPIRLYGVLPLSVEDPTTHIQPVIAMKEEIKPMEDYQVQISEATGRPMTYTLAVVDEGLLGLTRFETPDPWKEFYKRVALDVKTWDVFDQVLGAFGAKSLLSIGGDMANEGPKSKKADRFKPVVEYLGPFELKAGERKSHKLSMPNYVGEVRVMVVAGNPDGSYGNAAKAVPVKQDLMVLGTLPRVLGPGEELQLPVTLFAMSEKVKAVNVEVKSGRKILVDGEESQIVRFYEPGEKMTTFGLNVMNSVGTDRIQITAKSGAAVSVYDVEVEIRNPNQRVTDVHASTVVAGKSWKHDLKPIGISSTNHGSIEVSSIPPINLGQRLGYLIRYPYGCVEQTTSSVFPQLYAAQLLELSDKRKKEIDGNVKAGIKRLLHFQQSDGSLAYWPGVGQSNQWGTNYAGHFLLEAKELGYSLPSGMMDKWIGYQTQTAKSWVGTERREELTQGYRLYLLAMAGKPELGAMNRMRRQKEVDPVAQWLLAGAYAQAGQKEVANKIAKKLGTTVDDYRELGGTYGSQLRDKAMILMLASEMGQRDRMMPLVNEISGSLSSDKWYSTQTTAYSLLGMATYAGLTEDAQSMEFSYRIKGGDWIKVKSDHPMWAYDMPKVSRGEVEFKNSGKTTLYPRIIVDGIPRVGDTTKSESGLKMGVTFADLAGNPIDPKELAQGTDFRLTVQVTNTGNRDYEEMVISQIFPSGWEIHNSRLDGSEQIGDLPEYQDIRDDRVYTFFDLKKGASKTFTVNLNASYLGRFYFPQIKSEAMYDHTISARQGGKWVQVVEDTAGN; from the coding sequence ATGGCCAATAAGAAACTCCTATGGTATCTTGGAGGGGCCTTGATGGGAGTGGTTGCCTGTCTGGCTATCTGGAGCCTCAGCAGCCCTCATCCATCCCCTCGCCTTCTCGCGTTCAATCCCGCCTTCAAACCTTTCATTTCTGCATACACCCACGGTGAAATAGATCGGAGTGCCTCCATCAAAGTGAGGTTCGCATCCGATGTGGTAGATGAAACTTGGATTGGTAAATGGGCTGAAAATCAGTGGATTGATTTTGATCCCCAAATCAAGGGTAATGCCAAATGGTCCGATGCTAGAACCCTGACAATTGTGCCTGACGATGTATTGCCATCAGGACAAGTTTATCAGGCTTCAGTGAATTTGGATGACCTTTATACTGATATCAGTCCTGATCTGGGGGCTTTTCAGTTCCAATTTGGAACTCGCCTTCAAGCTGCTGAAATGGAGATCTCTTCATTTAAGGTGAGAGAGGCAATGGCTCCAGAACTTGAAGGGGTGATTCGGACAGTCAATTATGAATCTGCCGAGTTGATCGAGTCGGAGTTTTCGGCTACCGCTTCCGGACGAATCCTTGAAGTGGTATGGAACCATGATGCAGCTAATCGAGTCCATACTTTCAAAATTCCCAATCTTGAAAGAGCCGATAGCGAGTATGAGGTAGAGCTTGCCTGGGATGGATCAAAATACGATATATCCGGCGATTTGAATCGTTCTGTGTCGGTTCCAGCCAAACACACCTTCTCCCATTTACACACCTATTCTTATGCTTCTCCTGAGCAATACATGGTCGTGGAGTTTTCAGCACCTATTGATCCCAACCAAGTATTGGATGGAATGGTCAAGCTGGGAAATATCCCTGTGAAGGTTTCCGTTTCTGAAAATCAACTTCGGATCTTTCCTCAAAAGGCCCTGAAAAAAGCGGTTCAATTGGAAGTTCTGCCCGGAATCAAAAGTATTTCAGGCCGCACCTTGGAGGCTCCAATTAAGGAGCAAATCGCGTTTTCGGAGGTCAAACCTGAGGTTCGTTTGGTCGGAAAGGGGACGATCGTACCGATGGGAGAACGACTTCCACTGGTATTCGAAGCCGTTGGACTCAAGACCGTGGATGTTCAGATTGTCAAAATCAACGAGAATAATATTCCGCAATTCCTTCAGGTGAATCGTCTGGAGGAGAGTCGAGAATTGAGAAGGGTGGGGGAGTTGGTCCTTGAAACCAAAGTAGATTTGAATGCTGATCCGAACATGGATCTGTTGATGTGGAATCGCCACAGCCTAGATCTGGCTCCTCTGATGAAGCTGGACCCAGGAGCGATTTATGAGGTCTCTTTGGGTTACCGTCGTTCCTACAGCTTTTATGAATGTGGAGCGGAAGAAGCCGAAGAAGATCGAAACATGCTGGATCTTGGCCCAAAATGGGGACAATACAAAGATCCGGATACCTATAGCTATTGGGATGGCTACTATTGGGGCCGCTATGATGAGCGCGATGATCCCTGTAAACAAGCTTATTACAATTCAGAGCGGATTGTACGCCGAAATTTGTTGGCCTCCGATCTGGGCTTGATCGCCAAACGAGGGGACAATGGACTGTTTTTCGCGGTGACTGACATCCAAACAACGGAACCCATGGCTGGCGTACAGCTGGAAATGTATGACTTCCAGCATAAGCTTCTAGCTGAAGTACAGACGGATTCCAAGGGGATTGCACAACTCCCGCCAAGTGAGTTGGTTCCGTTTTTGATTGTAGCCAAGCATCAAGCTCAGCGTGGATACCTGAGGTTGGACGATGGATCAGCTTTGTCCATGAGCCGTTTCGATACGCGAGGGCAATCTTATCAACGAGGGGTTAAAGGATTCATTTATGGAGAGCGCGGGGTTTGGAGACCGGGCGATGAAATGTATTTGACCTTTGTTTTGGAGGATAAGGATCGTACCCTTCCCGAAGACCACCCTGTAAAATTCGAACTGAAAGATTCGAGGGGACAAGTTGTACACCGGACTGTTTCTCATCGGGGTACCAATGGCTTTTATCACTTTCCCGTAACGACAGCTGCTGATGCACCCACTGGAAATTACGCTGCGAGTGTCCAAGTTGGTGGTTCCACTTTCAGAAAGACCTTGAAGGTGGAGAGCATCGTCCCAAACCGTCTGAAGCTAGAATTGGATTATGGCGTTGACCAACTTTCTCCATTGACTGCGAATACCCAAGGAGAATTGAAGGCTCGGTGGCTTCACGGCGCGATCGCCAAGAATCTCAAAGCAGACGTCAAGGTATCGCTGACTCCTATTCCGACAGATTTTCCCCGGTACAATGGCTATTTCTTCGACGATCCAGTAAGGAAATTTCAATCGGAAGAAGTTACGTTGTTCGAAGGGCGCTTGGACGATCAAGGAGTTGCGCAAGTGCCTGCAGATATTCAGGTGGAATCGGAAGCTCCCGGAAAGCTACGTGCCAATTTCAATGCAAAGGTTTTTGAGCCAGGGGGCGCCTTTAGCGTAGATAGATTTTCTGTTCCATATAGCCCATACAATACCTATGTGGGGGTAAAAGCTCCAAAAGGAGACGCCAAGCGTGGGATGTTGCTGACAGATGAAGATCACCAAGTCAAGATCGTAACAGTAGATCCATCAGGTAAGCCAACTTCTTCATCCGTTGAAGTGACGCTTTACAAAGTTGGATGGAAATGGTGGTGGGATCAATCTTCTGAGCACATCACTATGTACAATGGCCGTGTCAATGCTCAGGAATTAGATCGCCAGACGGTCGAAACAGTGAATGGATCTGGTACTTTCAATTTGCGTGTCGATTATCCGGATTGGGGGCGATATCTGATTCGTGCGGTTGATGATCAGGGGCATGCTTCAGGGCAGTTCATCTACATCGATTGGCCCGGCTGGGCTGGAAAGTCCACAGACAATGACCGTGGAGGAGCCACGATGCTTGAATTCTCCGCTGATCGAGAGACTTATTCCGTGGGAGACGCTGTCAAGTTGAGTATTCCTACAGGGAAGCAAGGTCGAGCATTGGTGAGTATTGAAAATGGAACCAAGGTGTTGAAATCATACTGGGTGGATGCTTCGGATGGAATGACAGAATTCTCATTTCCTACTACAGCAGAGATGGCGCCCAATATCTATGTGAATGTCACCTATCTGCAGCCCCATGCCCAGACGAGCAATGGGCTTCCCATTCGACTATATGGCGTTCTGCCCTTAAGTGTGGAAGATCCGACTACGCATATTCAGCCTGTAATCGCCATGAAAGAGGAGATCAAGCCGATGGAGGATTATCAGGTGCAGATTTCAGAGGCGACGGGAAGACCCATGACCTATACATTGGCAGTTGTGGATGAAGGACTTTTAGGATTGACTCGATTTGAGACCCCAGATCCTTGGAAGGAGTTTTACAAGCGAGTCGCTCTGGATGTGAAAACATGGGATGTCTTCGATCAGGTGCTTGGAGCATTCGGAGCCAAAAGCCTACTCAGTATTGGTGGGGATATGGCCAATGAAGGTCCAAAATCCAAAAAGGCAGATCGATTTAAACCGGTCGTGGAATACCTAGGGCCGTTTGAATTGAAGGCTGGAGAGCGCAAATCCCATAAGCTTTCGATGCCGAATTATGTCGGGGAAGTACGGGTGATGGTGGTTGCCGGCAATCCGGATGGATCTTATGGAAATGCCGCAAAAGCGGTGCCTGTCAAGCAAGATTTGATGGTCTTGGGAACACTACCTCGTGTGTTGGGACCCGGCGAGGAGTTACAACTTCCCGTGACTTTGTTTGCCATGAGTGAAAAGGTCAAGGCGGTGAATGTCGAGGTGAAGTCTGGCAGAAAAATTCTAGTGGATGGAGAAGAGTCTCAAATCGTCAGATTCTATGAGCCCGGTGAAAAAATGACCACATTCGGTCTGAATGTGATGAATTCTGTGGGCACTGATCGGATTCAAATTACGGCGAAATCTGGCGCTGCAGTTTCGGTATACGATGTGGAGGTGGAGATTCGCAACCCCAATCAGCGTGTGACGGATGTTCATGCATCAACCGTGGTTGCAGGCAAATCTTGGAAGCATGACCTCAAACCCATTGGGATTTCCAGTACCAATCATGGTTCGATAGAAGTATCTTCGATTCCTCCGATCAACCTAGGTCAGAGACTTGGATATTTGATTCGCTACCCCTATGGCTGTGTGGAGCAAACTACTTCCAGTGTATTCCCGCAACTCTATGCTGCCCAACTTCTGGAACTTTCCGATAAGCGGAAAAAGGAAATTGACGGGAATGTCAAGGCAGGAATCAAGCGACTGCTCCATTTCCAGCAATCCGATGGTAGTTTGGCTTATTGGCCGGGCGTAGGGCAATCGAATCAATGGGGGACCAACTATGCAGGTCATTTCCTACTTGAGGCGAAAGAATTAGGGTATTCTCTCCCATCTGGGATGATGGATAAGTGGATCGGTTATCAGACCCAAACCGCCAAATCTTGGGTAGGCACTGAAAGAAGGGAAGAATTGACCCAAGGATATCGGTTGTATTTGCTTGCAATGGCTGGAAAACCTGAATTGGGTGCCATGAATCGGATGCGCCGTCAAAAGGAAGTGGATCCTGTCGCACAATGGTTGCTGGCTGGGGCCTATGCACAAGCAGGCCAAAAAGAAGTGGCGAACAAGATCGCCAAGAAATTGGGTACAACGGTAGATGATTATCGAGAATTGGGGGGAACTTATGGCTCTCAACTTCGAGATAAAGCCATGATCTTGATGCTCGCAAGTGAAATGGGACAACGGGATCGGATGATGCCGCTCGTCAATGAGATCTCAGGAAGCCTCTCCAGCGACAAATGGTATTCCACCCAAACGACAGCTTATAGCTTGCTTGGAATGGCGACCTATGCAGGGTTGACCGAGGATGCCCAATCCATGGAGTTTTCCTATCGAATCAAAGGAGGAGACTGGATCAAGGTGAAGAGTGATCACCCCATGTGGGCCTATGATATGCCAAAGGTTTCTCGCGGTGAGGTGGAGTTCAAGAACAGCGGGAAGACAACCCTTTATCCAAGAATCATTGTGGATGGAATCCCGAGAGTTGGAGATACCACCAAATCTGAATCTGGCCTGAAGATGGGGGTTACATTCGCCGATCTGGCTGGAAATCCCATCGATCCGAAGGAGCTCGCTCAAGGGACTGATTTCCGCTTGACAGTTCAAGTCACGAATACAGGAAATCGCGATTATGAGGAAATGGTTATTTCTCAGATTTTCCCTTCTGGATGGGAGATTCACAATTCGAGACTGGACGGCTCTGAGCAAATAGGGGACTTGCCTGAATATCAGGATATTCGAGATGATCGAGTCTATACCTTCTTCGATTTGAAGAAAGGAGCTTCAAAGACCTTTACGGTGAATCTCAATGCTTCCTATCTGGGACGTTTCTACTTTCCGCAGATTAAATCTGAAGCTATGTACGATCATACCATTTCAGCCCGTCAAGGCGGGAAATGGGTCCAAGTCGTAGAAGATACTGCTGGTAATTAG
- a CDS encoding RpiB/LacA/LacB family sugar-phosphate isomerase, which translates to MKKIAIGSDMKANVPESVVKLLEKKGYQVDLFGALDPEAETHDWPKVGIEVAQLVGMGVYPSAILFCWTGTGICMAANKVAGIRAALCQDAQTAAGARKWNDANILCMSIRATTEAIAEEMIDAWESHVPSDSIENQRCLKFLADWEHHHKA; encoded by the coding sequence ATGAAGAAGATTGCGATTGGGAGTGACATGAAGGCAAACGTGCCAGAATCTGTAGTCAAACTCTTGGAGAAAAAAGGATATCAGGTAGATCTATTTGGAGCGCTTGATCCAGAAGCCGAAACCCATGATTGGCCCAAAGTGGGTATCGAAGTTGCCCAACTGGTAGGAATGGGGGTTTATCCTTCGGCCATTCTATTTTGCTGGACAGGAACAGGCATTTGCATGGCAGCCAATAAGGTGGCAGGAATCCGTGCTGCGCTTTGCCAAGATGCCCAAACTGCTGCAGGTGCAAGAAAATGGAATGATGCCAACATCCTGTGTATGAGTATTCGAGCAACCACCGAAGCGATCGCGGAAGAAATGATTGACGCGTGGGAATCTCATGTGCCTTCCGATTCTATTGAAAATCAACGTTGTCTCAAGTTTTTGGCAGATTGGGAGCATCATCACAAAGCCTGA